A genomic window from Chitinophaga pollutisoli includes:
- a CDS encoding pyridoxine 5'-phosphate synthase: MTKLSVNINKFATLRNARGGNLPDILKVAKDCESFGADGITVHPRPDERHIRYQDVRDLKPLVTTEFNIEGYPSPDFMDLVLEVKPEQCTLVPDPPGVITSNTGWDTVGYQSFLKNVISTLKAAGIRVSIFLNADVSKVEGAKTAGADRIELYTGPYAEEYANARTQPQNFQLFNDYKNTAFAASDIGLEINAGHDLNLDNLRFFKLHIPQLKEVSIGHALVCDALYFGLENTIQLYKRQLQD; the protein is encoded by the coding sequence ATGACCAAGCTGAGTGTAAACATCAACAAGTTTGCCACCCTGCGGAACGCCCGCGGCGGCAATCTTCCGGATATTTTGAAAGTAGCGAAGGATTGCGAAAGCTTCGGGGCCGACGGCATCACCGTTCACCCCCGCCCCGACGAGCGCCACATCCGTTACCAGGACGTCCGCGACCTGAAACCGCTCGTAACCACCGAATTCAACATCGAAGGCTACCCCTCCCCGGATTTCATGGACCTCGTACTCGAAGTGAAACCCGAACAATGCACCCTCGTGCCCGATCCCCCCGGCGTCATCACCTCCAACACCGGCTGGGATACCGTCGGGTACCAGTCTTTCCTGAAAAACGTGATCTCGACCCTGAAAGCCGCCGGCATCCGGGTGTCTATCTTCCTCAACGCCGACGTCAGCAAAGTGGAAGGCGCTAAAACCGCCGGAGCAGACCGCATCGAACTGTACACCGGGCCGTATGCGGAAGAATATGCCAACGCACGCACGCAACCGCAGAACTTCCAGCTGTTCAACGATTATAAGAACACGGCTTTCGCGGCGTCCGATATCGGGCTGGAAATCAACGCCGGCCACGATCTCAACCTCGATAACCTGCGCTTCTTCAAACTGCACATCCCGCAACTGAAAGAAGTATCCATTGGCCACGCGCTCGTTTGCGACGCATTGTACTTCGGTCTGGAAAACACCATCCAGCTGTACAAACGCCAGCTGCAGGACTAA
- the ahcY gene encoding adenosylhomocysteinase — MSTITKSKIDLSLKYKVKDMSLAEWGRKEIQLAEAEMPGLMALREEYGKSQPLKGARIAGCLHMTIQTAVLIETLVALGAEVQWSSCNIFSTQDHAAAAIAAAGIPVYAWKGLNEEEFNWCIEQTLFFGSTDRPLNMILDDGGDLTNMVFDVYPELIQHIKGLSEETTTGVHRLYERMKNGTLPMPAININDSVTKSKFDNKYGCRESCVDAIRRATDVMIAGKVAVVAGFGDVGKGSAESLAGAGARVIVTEIDPICALQAAMEGYEVKKMADAVKEADIIVTTTGCRDIITGEHFKAMKDKAIVCNIGHFDIEIDVAWLNTNYGNTKVEIKPQVDKYTIDGKDIILLAEGRLVNLGCATGHPSFVMSNSFTNQTLAQLELWINTDKYENKVYVLPKHLDEKVARLHLKKIGVELDELTSAQSEYLGIPVEGPFKPEYYRY; from the coding sequence ATGTCAACGATAACAAAATCCAAGATTGATTTGAGCCTCAAGTACAAAGTAAAAGATATGTCTTTGGCTGAGTGGGGCCGTAAAGAAATCCAGCTTGCCGAAGCCGAAATGCCGGGTCTGATGGCCCTGCGTGAAGAATACGGCAAGTCCCAACCCCTGAAAGGCGCCCGTATCGCCGGTTGCCTGCACATGACGATCCAGACCGCCGTGCTGATCGAGACCCTCGTAGCCCTCGGCGCGGAAGTCCAATGGAGCTCCTGCAACATCTTCTCTACGCAAGACCATGCCGCCGCCGCCATCGCAGCCGCAGGCATCCCTGTATACGCCTGGAAAGGCCTGAATGAGGAAGAATTCAACTGGTGCATCGAACAAACCCTGTTCTTCGGCAGCACCGACCGCCCCCTCAACATGATCCTCGACGACGGTGGCGACCTCACCAATATGGTGTTCGACGTGTACCCCGAGCTGATCCAGCACATTAAAGGCCTCAGCGAAGAAACCACCACCGGTGTTCACCGCCTGTACGAGCGCATGAAGAACGGCACCCTGCCCATGCCCGCCATCAACATCAACGACTCCGTTACCAAATCCAAATTCGATAACAAATACGGTTGCCGAGAATCCTGCGTAGACGCCATCCGCCGCGCCACCGACGTTATGATCGCCGGTAAAGTTGCCGTGGTGGCAGGTTTTGGCGACGTAGGCAAAGGTTCCGCAGAATCCCTCGCCGGCGCCGGCGCCCGTGTAATCGTAACCGAAATCGACCCCATCTGCGCCCTCCAGGCAGCGATGGAAGGTTATGAAGTAAAGAAAATGGCTGACGCCGTGAAAGAAGCCGATATCATCGTAACCACCACCGGTTGCCGCGATATCATCACCGGCGAACATTTCAAAGCCATGAAAGATAAAGCCATCGTCTGCAACATCGGCCACTTCGATATCGAAATCGACGTCGCCTGGCTGAACACCAACTATGGCAACACCAAAGTGGAAATCAAACCGCAGGTAGACAAGTACACCATCGACGGGAAAGATATCATCCTCCTCGCCGAAGGCCGCCTCGTGAACCTGGGTTGCGCCACCGGCCACCCCAGCTTCGTAATGTCCAACTCCTTCACCAACCAGACCCTCGCCCAGCTTGAGCTCTGGATCAACACGGACAAATACGAAAACAAAGTGTACGTACTGCCCAAACACCTCGACGAGAAAGTTGCCCGCCTCCACCTGAAGAAAATCGGTGTGGAACTGGACGAACTGACCTCCGCTCAGTCCGAATACCTCGGCATCCCCGTTGAAGGTCCCTTCAAACCGGAATACTACCGTTACTAA